From Candidatus Eisenbacteria bacterium, one genomic window encodes:
- a CDS encoding T9SS type A sorting domain-containing protein: protein MPCNNLISRFLKVTGLSLLLLLPTLATATTWNVPGNAATIQGGIDLASLGDTVLVGPGTYAGAGNVNLSFGGVDLVLRSSAGRDQTTINCGFSARGLIFTGGETASAVAEGFTIRNGSATTGGGLLIDESSPVIRNCRFVHCYASGHGGAADLQDVSSPQFESCAFDSNSTSGDYHTGGAIQLLDDGSFIDCTFRDNEAGGIGGAIRLTSAGDITFEACTFERNHGTDGGAVANQGAVSMTYTLCSFIGNNVSNSGGAINTTGGLNAFNECFFDMNSGNYGGAVYVLLGVAVLNNCTVVRTTSLAASGALSVTNAGSHIDLNNTIVYGTVTGPAVRCLNYGDVTPVCTDLYGNEGGNWDVVCGAGEDTMNGNFSLDPLFTDPDNGDFTLSAGSPCLDAPDCGLVGAFGQGGGTDSVDEPDGNDIQIDFLEPATPNPFGSATNLTYTIPAGNHENVRLTIHDVRGRLVRELVDRLQTPGRYTVPWDGNNQTGWPVAGGVYFYQLTLDGKKQAKRMILVR from the coding sequence ATGCCATGTAACAATTTAATATCAAGGTTCCTAAAGGTTACCGGACTCTCTTTGCTCCTCCTCTTGCCTACCCTCGCGACGGCAACAACCTGGAATGTTCCAGGAAACGCCGCCACGATTCAGGGGGGGATTGATCTTGCAAGCCTTGGAGATACGGTGCTCGTCGGTCCGGGAACCTATGCGGGTGCCGGGAATGTCAACTTGTCCTTTGGAGGGGTGGATCTCGTGCTCCGCTCCAGTGCCGGACGGGATCAGACCACGATCAACTGCGGCTTCAGTGCTCGAGGGCTGATCTTCACCGGGGGTGAAACGGCCTCTGCCGTGGCCGAGGGGTTCACAATCCGGAATGGAAGCGCGACAACGGGCGGCGGACTGCTCATTGACGAGTCCAGCCCCGTCATTCGGAACTGCCGTTTTGTTCATTGCTACGCTTCGGGCCACGGCGGCGCTGCAGATCTGCAGGATGTGTCATCACCGCAGTTTGAAAGTTGCGCCTTCGACTCCAACAGCACGAGTGGCGACTACCACACGGGAGGAGCCATCCAACTGCTGGATGATGGTTCGTTCATCGATTGCACCTTCCGTGACAACGAAGCCGGCGGCATCGGGGGTGCGATCCGCTTGACCAGCGCCGGCGATATCACCTTCGAAGCGTGCACTTTCGAGCGTAATCATGGGACCGACGGCGGCGCCGTTGCAAATCAGGGCGCTGTGAGCATGACCTACACTTTGTGCAGCTTCATAGGGAACAATGTGTCGAATTCCGGCGGGGCTATAAATACTACGGGCGGCCTCAATGCGTTTAATGAATGTTTCTTTGATATGAACTCGGGCAACTACGGCGGGGCGGTGTATGTTCTCTTGGGGGTTGCTGTCCTGAATAACTGCACGGTTGTTCGGACCACATCCCTTGCAGCATCGGGTGCGCTCTCGGTCACGAACGCCGGATCCCACATTGATCTCAACAACACGATTGTTTATGGGACCGTGACGGGACCCGCTGTTCGGTGTCTGAACTATGGGGATGTCACCCCCGTCTGCACAGACCTATATGGAAACGAGGGTGGGAATTGGGATGTTGTCTGCGGGGCCGGGGAAGACACCATGAACGGCAATTTCTCCCTGGATCCGCTCTTCACCGATCCGGACAATGGAGACTTCACGCTCAGCGCGGGGTCCCCGTGCCTCGATGCGCCCGACTGCGGGCTGGTCGGCGCTTTCGGGCAGGGAGGCGGCACTGATAGCGTCGACGAACCGGATGGGAATGACATCCAGATCGATTTCCTGGAACCCGCGACTCCCAACCCATTCGGCTCGGCCACCAATCTGACTTACACAATCCCTGCGGGGAATCATGAGAATGTTCGTCTCACGATTCACGATGTGCGAGGCCGGCTGGTGCGCGAGCTGGTGGATCGCCTCCAAACCCCTGGCCGGTACACGGTCCCGTGGGACGGGAACAATCAGACCGGCTGGCCCGTTGCGGGAGGAGTGTATTTCTACCAACTTACTCTGGATGGGA